In Nostoc sp. GT001, a genomic segment contains:
- a CDS encoding ABC transporter ATP-binding protein, with protein sequence MGEEIVISLKNISKCYKRYARPVDRLKETLLPGKSHAQEFWALRDINLEITKGEKLGIIGQNGSGKSTLLQIIARTLTPTTGDVWLHGRVSALLELGSGFNPEFTGRQNVFFNGQILGLSREEIEAKYNEIVEFADIGDFIEQPVKTYSSGMFVRLAFAVAVSVDPDILIVDEALAVGDIYFQQKCFERIRNLTRMGTTLLFVSHDSAVVHKICNRALFMEAGNLVLDAKPRQVIDLYEAKLLQKKDIQSELVEIQMLPDSNYVTSEENKEFLDITSESVQEVVINAPEVSIEFVRFLDETDQEIKVVISEQLLQISVGVLFSQYFEDPHIGFKIRERTGEVIFETNTLCMGKKIGRVESGTLLEICFKFKVPLMEGEYTITFGVADSAIGESLFQRTLVYAHNVAALKVLRNKDSILWSGIVNLSPSISIHKYTYV encoded by the coding sequence ATGGGTGAGGAGATTGTAATTTCACTGAAGAATATCTCAAAGTGCTACAAGCGTTATGCTCGTCCGGTAGATAGGCTCAAAGAAACTTTACTACCTGGTAAGAGCCACGCTCAAGAATTTTGGGCATTGCGGGATATTAACTTAGAAATTACTAAAGGAGAGAAATTAGGAATTATTGGTCAAAATGGTTCTGGGAAAAGTACATTACTACAAATCATTGCTAGAACCTTGACACCAACTACAGGAGATGTCTGGCTTCACGGCAGAGTTTCAGCTTTACTAGAACTAGGTAGCGGATTTAATCCTGAATTTACTGGAAGACAAAATGTATTTTTCAATGGACAAATTTTAGGGTTAAGTCGTGAAGAAATTGAAGCCAAATACAATGAGATAGTCGAATTTGCTGATATCGGAGATTTTATTGAGCAGCCTGTTAAAACTTATTCAAGTGGTATGTTCGTGAGATTAGCATTTGCAGTTGCAGTAAGTGTTGATCCTGACATTCTAATTGTAGATGAAGCACTAGCAGTTGGAGATATTTACTTTCAGCAGAAATGTTTTGAGCGGATTAGAAATCTAACACGTATGGGAACAACACTTTTATTTGTTTCCCATGATTCAGCTGTTGTACATAAAATCTGTAACAGAGCTTTATTTATGGAAGCAGGAAATTTAGTGTTGGATGCTAAACCAAGGCAAGTAATTGATTTATATGAAGCCAAGCTGTTACAAAAAAAAGATATACAATCAGAATTAGTAGAAATTCAAATGCTTCCAGATTCTAATTATGTTACTTCAGAGGAAAATAAAGAATTTTTAGATATAACCTCAGAATCAGTACAAGAAGTAGTAATTAATGCGCCAGAAGTAAGCATAGAATTTGTTAGATTTTTAGATGAAACAGATCAAGAAATAAAAGTTGTAATTAGTGAGCAGTTATTACAGATTTCCGTAGGAGTTTTATTTTCCCAATATTTTGAAGATCCCCATATTGGTTTTAAAATACGGGAAAGAACAGGTGAGGTAATTTTTGAAACAAATACTCTATGTATGGGAAAAAAAATAGGTCGAGTAGAGAGCGGTACTTTACTGGAGATTTGCTTTAAGTTTAAAGTGCCTTTGATGGAGGGTGAATATACAATTACATTTGGCGTAGCTGATAGTGCAATTGGGGAAAGTTTATTCCAGAGAACATTAGTTTATGCTCATAATGTCGCCGCATTAAAAGTTTTAAGAAACAAAGACTCAATACTGTGGTCAGGTATAGTAAATCTTTCTCCTTCTATTTCTATTCATAAATATACTTATGTTTGA
- a CDS encoding glycosyltransferase family 1 protein has protein sequence MLKIVVDATPVDSKPSGVGFYVANLICALDVLQKEENFQLGVVYQPGLKNWLRGDFRFPKSFKHSSQQYLLPLPVRISDLLLALAFKPSLSYFEKYFGSPDILHGTNYSVYPCQNSLKVMNIYDLTFIKYPNYIDSVVKTYTEKVKRCLQWTDLVLTISESSKKDIIEYLKVDPSKVYVTPLASRYYPNYLSEEIAQELEKQANYDFSKPYLLFVSTIEPRKNINTIITAFNFLKEKYKIEHQLILIGKKGWNYEPIFAAIENSPWANQIHHLNYLSNELVALFYSKADVFVYPSHYEGFGLPVLEAMTLGAPVISSNTSSIPEVTGDAAILVDPSNSIQLGEAILKVISNSQLRQELIYQGKARAKLFSWERTAKETLNAYRTII, from the coding sequence ATGCTAAAAATTGTAGTTGATGCCACCCCAGTGGATTCAAAACCCAGTGGGGTTGGCTTTTATGTTGCTAATTTGATATGCGCTCTTGATGTATTACAAAAAGAAGAAAATTTTCAGTTAGGAGTAGTGTATCAACCAGGGTTAAAAAATTGGCTTCGGGGTGATTTCAGGTTTCCTAAATCTTTTAAACATTCTTCTCAACAGTATCTCTTGCCTTTACCTGTAAGAATTTCAGATTTATTATTAGCTTTAGCGTTTAAACCTAGTTTATCTTACTTTGAAAAATATTTTGGTTCTCCAGATATATTACATGGTACAAATTACTCAGTTTATCCCTGTCAAAATAGTTTAAAGGTAATGAATATATATGATCTGACTTTTATTAAATATCCTAACTATATAGATTCAGTTGTAAAAACATATACAGAAAAGGTAAAGCGATGTTTACAGTGGACAGATTTAGTTCTAACAATTTCAGAAAGCTCTAAAAAAGATATTATTGAATATTTGAAAGTAGACCCCAGCAAAGTCTATGTTACACCTTTAGCTAGTCGCTACTATCCTAATTACTTGTCTGAGGAAATTGCCCAAGAGCTAGAAAAACAAGCTAATTATGATTTTTCTAAGCCATATCTACTTTTTGTCAGCACAATAGAGCCAAGAAAAAATATTAATACTATAATCACAGCTTTTAATTTTTTAAAAGAAAAGTATAAAATTGAACATCAATTAATATTAATTGGTAAGAAAGGATGGAATTACGAACCGATATTTGCAGCTATTGAAAATTCCCCTTGGGCAAACCAAATTCATCATCTTAATTACCTATCCAATGAATTAGTTGCATTATTTTACTCAAAAGCTGATGTCTTCGTTTATCCATCTCACTACGAAGGGTTTGGTTTACCTGTATTGGAAGCAATGACTCTAGGCGCTCCTGTGATCAGTTCCAATACTTCCTCAATTCCAGAAGTTACAGGAGATGCTGCTATACTAGTTGACCCTAGTAACTCTATCCAACTAGGGGAAGCCATACTGAAAGTAATCAGTAATTCTCAGTTACGTCAAGAATTAATTTATCAAGGGAAAGCCAGAGCAAAATTATTTTCTTGGGAAAGAACGGCAAAAGAAACATTAAACGCTTATAGAACCATTATTTAA
- a CDS encoding glycosyltransferase family 1 protein, producing MRIGFDISQTGKAKAGCGYFADSLIKHLVSCDKNNEYLLYSAFGNTFWDTEHGTSTCRLHKSNCTHLLDHFSHHESLAFWSTSAAIDEEKLGNPDIVHGNNFSCPRFTSARFVYTLYDLSFLDHPEYTSEANRWNCFNGVFNAAMQADLIIAISEYSRQRFLEIFPHFPIERTRVVYLGSRFQDDHKEKPIADLEPDNFWLSVGTLEPRKNLRRTLLAYKKYIDIYNDPKPLVLAGGQGWLEDDLESFIVNIGLTKHIRRLGYVDDDTLNWLYKNCWAFVYPSIYEGFGLPVLEAMDLGAAVITSNTTSLPEVGKDAVLYVDPTNEADIVAGFAKLQDDKLRQVLRFNSPRQANNFSWSKAAKQVTQAYIDVLELPKKTSEKEIKKQFFMS from the coding sequence ATGAGGATCGGTTTTGATATTAGTCAAACTGGAAAAGCCAAGGCAGGATGTGGATACTTTGCTGATAGTCTTATAAAACACCTAGTAAGCTGCGACAAGAATAATGAGTATTTGCTTTACTCCGCATTTGGAAACACTTTTTGGGATACAGAGCATGGAACTAGCACGTGCCGCCTTCATAAAAGTAATTGTACTCATCTACTAGACCATTTCTCACATCATGAATCTCTAGCTTTTTGGAGTACTTCAGCAGCAATTGATGAAGAAAAATTGGGAAATCCAGATATTGTTCACGGGAACAACTTTTCATGTCCTCGTTTTACTTCTGCTCGGTTTGTTTATACTTTATATGATCTGAGTTTCCTAGATCATCCAGAATATACTTCTGAGGCCAACCGATGGAATTGTTTTAATGGTGTTTTCAATGCAGCAATGCAAGCTGACTTAATTATTGCTATTTCTGAATATTCTAGACAACGATTTCTGGAAATATTTCCCCACTTTCCAATAGAAAGAACTCGCGTAGTCTATTTAGGAAGTCGTTTTCAGGATGATCATAAGGAAAAACCTATTGCTGACCTCGAACCTGATAATTTTTGGCTTTCTGTAGGTACTTTAGAACCAAGGAAAAACTTACGCCGAACTTTGTTGGCGTACAAAAAATATATCGATATTTATAACGATCCTAAACCTTTGGTTTTAGCAGGAGGACAAGGATGGTTAGAAGACGATCTTGAAAGTTTCATTGTCAATATAGGCTTGACTAAGCATATTCGTAGACTAGGGTATGTGGATGATGATACACTAAACTGGCTATATAAAAATTGTTGGGCATTTGTTTATCCATCAATTTATGAAGGATTTGGATTGCCAGTGTTAGAGGCAATGGATCTTGGTGCAGCTGTTATAACTTCTAATACTACGAGTTTACCTGAAGTTGGCAAAGATGCAGTTTTATATGTAGATCCTACAAATGAAGCTGATATCGTGGCAGGATTTGCAAAACTTCAAGATGACAAATTGCGTCAGGTGTTGAGGTTTAATAGTCCAAGACAAGCCAATAATTTTTCCTGGTCGAAAGCAGCAAAGCAAGTAACTCAAGCATATATAGATGTTTTAGAACTTCCTAAAAAAACTTCTGAAAAGGAGATTAAAAAGCAATTTTTTATGAGTTAA
- a CDS encoding glycosyltransferase family 2 protein: MNLKFSVITPSFGQGCFIERTIQSVLSQQLADTEMEYVICDGASTDGTVEILKNYDKYIKWVSEPDKGQADAVNKGIAMTTGDIIAWINSDDIYYPGTFQAIKEIFESYPNIEAIYGDADHIDEQDRVIEAYPTEAWNYQRLIETCFLCQPSVFFRRSLVKKYGDLNDSLKYCMDYELWLRYAKNTAFHYIPRKLSGSRLYKTNKTLGQRIAVHYEINNMMHSKFGNVPDKWIFAYAHVKIEENWKLDRTKPLQNMIFVNAVIFNSLWSFYHWKKSISVNASVRMIWWLIAANIFLIKNLVLLLKRL; encoded by the coding sequence GTGAACTTAAAATTTAGCGTTATTACACCTTCTTTTGGTCAGGGTTGTTTTATAGAAAGAACTATACAGAGTGTGCTATCTCAACAATTGGCAGATACAGAAATGGAGTATGTAATCTGTGATGGTGCTAGTACCGATGGGACTGTAGAAATCTTAAAAAATTACGATAAGTACATAAAGTGGGTTTCAGAACCTGATAAAGGACAAGCAGATGCCGTTAATAAAGGTATCGCTATGACCACAGGTGACATAATTGCTTGGATTAATTCTGATGATATTTACTATCCAGGAACTTTTCAGGCGATTAAAGAGATTTTTGAATCTTATCCCAATATAGAAGCTATATATGGTGATGCCGATCACATTGATGAACAAGACCGAGTTATTGAAGCTTATCCGACTGAGGCTTGGAATTATCAACGTTTAATCGAAACTTGTTTTCTCTGCCAACCATCAGTATTTTTTCGCCGTAGTCTAGTTAAAAAATATGGCGACTTGAATGATTCTCTCAAGTACTGTATGGACTATGAGTTGTGGCTTCGTTATGCAAAGAATACAGCATTTCATTATATACCACGCAAGCTTTCTGGTTCTCGCTTATATAAGACTAATAAAACACTGGGTCAACGGATAGCTGTGCATTATGAAATAAATAATATGATGCATTCCAAATTTGGAAATGTGCCAGATAAATGGATTTTTGCTTACGCACACGTAAAGATAGAAGAGAATTGGAAGTTAGACAGAACAAAACCTCTTCAAAACATGATTTTTGTGAATGCAGTAATTTTTAATAGTCTGTGGTCATTTTATCATTGGAAAAAATCGATTTCAGTTAATGCATCAGTCAGGATGATTTGGTGGTTAATTGCTGCCAATATATTTCTGATTAAAAATTTAGTTTTACTATTGAAAAGATTATGA
- a CDS encoding glycosyltransferase family 1 protein: protein MSELQPSLRIAIDLTPLRPGGENGGAKVLVLTLLKQFQELAPHHYFLLLTAPWNHLELAQYETNRMERLLVPDLIDTPKKSNLGLFSRLVKKIVNKINFKLNDFIGSSSLLKENKINLLFCPFSAPTYADKDIPLVAIAYDLQHLDYQFFFTTQEQQHRTKFIVELLNKSQKIICISDFTRQSFIKHFKTPPDKLAVIPISIHERLVELNESTVIEHLSSIGLAGRKYAFYPANYWPHKNHRILLTAYGIYKKQFPNSFLDLVFTGALEHEEKHLKEAVDLMGLSDNILFLGFLNQEALTAVWQGCQCLIFPSLYEGFGIPTLEAMKFGKPVLSSNAASLPEVGGDAVIYFDPRKPDEIASCLAKISGNQLLVEQLVKKGFQRLELFDGKEMAYQYLSIFQKEALNQKTLVQTMISGIYDDGWSEPEFHISIEPGLSGRTLEILFETPEFYPTSKATIKLRTKQRKASYNCLRGESQKVIWPLLPTGEVVTVQISPSFQPSQLNLNSDQRRLGLMVRHCRVNLVDGSSSSILALESVV, encoded by the coding sequence ATGAGCGAATTACAACCATCTCTAAGAATTGCTATAGATTTAACTCCTCTACGACCTGGTGGTGAAAATGGAGGCGCTAAAGTTTTAGTATTGACCCTACTAAAGCAATTTCAAGAATTAGCACCTCATCATTATTTCTTACTCCTTACAGCTCCTTGGAATCATTTAGAATTAGCCCAATACGAGACTAACAGGATGGAGCGACTATTAGTTCCTGATTTAATTGATACACCAAAAAAAAGTAATTTGGGGCTTTTCTCTAGACTTGTAAAAAAAATAGTTAATAAAATCAACTTTAAGTTAAATGATTTTATAGGCTCTAGCTCCTTACTGAAAGAAAATAAGATTAATTTACTATTCTGTCCTTTCTCTGCACCAACATATGCTGACAAAGATATTCCGTTAGTAGCTATTGCTTATGATTTACAGCATTTAGACTATCAATTTTTCTTTACTACTCAAGAACAGCAACATCGAACAAAATTTATAGTTGAGCTTCTTAATAAGTCTCAAAAAATCATTTGTATTTCAGATTTTACACGCCAATCATTTATCAAGCATTTTAAAACACCCCCTGATAAACTTGCTGTTATACCAATTTCTATTCATGAACGCCTAGTTGAATTAAATGAAAGCACTGTGATAGAGCATCTCAGCAGTATAGGTCTAGCAGGACGAAAATATGCATTTTATCCTGCTAACTATTGGCCACATAAAAACCATCGTATCCTGTTAACAGCCTATGGAATATATAAAAAACAGTTTCCAAATTCATTTTTAGATTTAGTTTTTACAGGTGCATTAGAACATGAAGAAAAGCACTTAAAGGAAGCAGTAGACCTTATGGGTTTGAGTGACAATATCCTATTTTTAGGATTTTTAAATCAAGAGGCATTAACAGCGGTTTGGCAAGGATGCCAATGTTTAATTTTCCCTTCACTATATGAAGGATTTGGGATTCCAACTTTAGAGGCAATGAAATTTGGTAAGCCAGTATTATCTAGTAATGCTGCTAGCTTACCAGAAGTTGGAGGAGATGCCGTTATCTATTTCGATCCTCGAAAACCAGATGAGATAGCATCATGTTTGGCAAAGATTAGCGGTAATCAATTATTAGTTGAACAACTGGTAAAAAAAGGGTTTCAAAGATTAGAGTTATTTGATGGTAAGGAAATGGCTTACCAATATCTAAGTATCTTTCAAAAAGAGGCTTTAAATCAAAAGACATTAGTTCAAACAATGATTTCTGGCATTTATGATGATGGTTGGTCAGAACCTGAGTTTCATATTTCCATAGAGCCAGGTTTGTCAGGGCGAACTCTAGAGATTTTGTTTGAAACTCCTGAATTTTATCCAACCTCTAAAGCCACGATAAAATTACGTACTAAACAGAGAAAAGCTTCTTACAATTGCCTTCGGGGCGAATCACAGAAAGTTATTTGGCCACTTTTGCCTACAGGTGAAGTGGTAACAGTGCAAATATCGCCTAGCTTTCAACCTAGTCAACTAAATCTGAACTCGGATCAACGTCGGCTTGGGTTAATGGTACGCCATTGTCGAGTAAACTTAGTTGATGGGTCATCTAGTTCAATTTTAGCATTAGAGAGTGTGGTGTGA
- a CDS encoding GDP-mannose 4,6-dehydratase, whose amino-acid sequence MTRKALITGLTGQDGSYLAELLLTKGYQVFGLVRRSSSSNLERINHLSGDIQILSGDLLDQSSLMDVITEAQPDEIYNLASQSYVPLSWTQPALTAEYTALGVSRILESIRRCKPDARFYQASSSEVFGQPDESPQTERTAFRPRNPYGVAKAYAHWMTVNYREKYNLYNCCGITYTHESPRRGTEFVFRKITHAAAQIKLGLANELKLGNLDARRDWCYAKDAVYAMWLMLQQAQPDDYIIASGETHSVRELVECAFNCVGFNWQDYVSVDPAFYRSDEPVQLVGSINKIKTELGWQPQHSFEQLIELMVDYDLKKLSNGGA is encoded by the coding sequence GTGACTAGAAAAGCTCTCATTACCGGTTTAACTGGACAAGATGGCTCTTATCTTGCTGAACTACTACTAACCAAAGGCTATCAAGTCTTCGGCTTAGTCCGCCGCTCAAGTTCCAGTAATCTTGAGCGCATCAATCACCTTTCTGGCGATATCCAAATCCTCTCTGGCGACCTTTTAGATCAGTCATCTTTAATGGATGTGATTACCGAAGCTCAACCTGACGAAATTTATAATCTCGCCTCTCAAAGCTATGTTCCTCTGTCTTGGACACAACCTGCTCTCACTGCTGAATATACAGCCCTTGGTGTCTCCCGTATTTTAGAATCTATTCGTCGCTGCAAACCAGATGCCAGATTCTATCAAGCATCTAGTAGTGAAGTCTTCGGTCAACCTGATGAATCACCTCAAACTGAACGCACTGCCTTTCGTCCGCGGAACCCTTATGGTGTTGCCAAAGCATATGCTCATTGGATGACTGTCAACTATCGAGAGAAATACAATCTTTACAACTGCTGTGGTATTACTTATACTCACGAATCGCCTCGACGTGGGACAGAATTTGTATTTCGTAAAATCACCCATGCAGCTGCTCAAATTAAACTGGGTTTAGCAAATGAACTAAAATTAGGCAACCTAGATGCCCGTCGTGATTGGTGCTACGCCAAGGATGCTGTTTACGCTATGTGGCTGATGTTGCAGCAAGCACAACCTGATGACTATATCATTGCTAGTGGTGAAACTCACTCTGTCAGAGAACTCGTTGAGTGTGCTTTTAACTGCGTTGGTTTCAACTGGCAAGATTATGTCTCAGTTGATCCTGCTTTTTATCGCTCTGATGAACCAGTGCAGTTAGTTGGTTCCATTAATAAAATTAAGACGGAGTTAGGTTGGCAGCCTCAGCATTCCTTTGAGCAATTGATTGAGTTAATGGTTGACTATGATCTAAAAAAATTGAGCAACGGCGGAGCTTAA
- a CDS encoding methyltransferase domain-containing protein produces the protein MIESNYPETNIDELIHKNVEQISKNQAHSQLGDSQSNLDTSNLKLSISYIETFIENAESRSSARTKWPDKLNLFPLNLSGKLQKLILKIMNFIFKDQREINFSIINSLKESVALNHQMVEHIATLKTQVDNNIQGLDERLIAMDNRFPGLDERLVAMNNSIQGLDERLVAMDNRFPELDERLIAMDNRFPELDERLVTLDNSIQQLDRRLIAVENRFQGLDERLVTLDNSIQGIDDSLNAIHTLITNWLTGVQERLDTLNRLVQEIDEHKNIVDARIERMGDQLITTDNRINTANARIQEINEHYIRNDSYLKNDLMQQKRLITVFLEDARKRLPEPFTQKELETFVNEDMHFLDAFYAAFEEQFRGSREEILDRLKVYLPLIEEAKIGTYESPILDVGCGRGEWLELLQESGYTARGLDINKVMVEQSRSRGFEVIEADVMVYVQSLPDSSLGMITGFHIIEHLTFPKLMKFFTEVVRVLKPGGLAIFETPNPQNVLVGSCNFYFDPTHHNPLPSSMIKFILETQGLHQVKILNLHPYPETYKLSGSEVAERFNDYFYGAQDYAVVGYKL, from the coding sequence ATGATTGAATCCAATTATCCTGAAACTAATATTGATGAATTAATACATAAAAATGTTGAGCAGATTAGCAAAAACCAAGCTCATTCTCAGTTAGGAGATTCACAATCTAATCTAGACACATCAAACTTGAAGTTAAGTATTAGTTATATTGAAACTTTTATTGAAAATGCAGAATCTCGTTCAAGTGCCCGTACAAAGTGGCCAGATAAACTTAATCTTTTTCCTTTGAATTTAAGTGGTAAGTTGCAAAAACTTATTCTAAAAATCATGAATTTTATCTTTAAAGATCAACGAGAAATCAATTTTAGTATAATTAATTCCCTAAAAGAGTCTGTAGCACTTAATCACCAGATGGTGGAACACATTGCGACTTTAAAAACGCAAGTGGATAACAACATCCAAGGGCTAGATGAGCGCCTGATTGCTATGGATAATCGCTTTCCAGGATTGGATGAGCGCCTGGTTGCTATGAATAACAGCATCCAAGGGCTAGATGAGCGACTGGTTGCTATGGATAATCGCTTTCCAGAGTTGGATGAGCGCCTGATTGCTATGGATAATCGCTTTCCAGAGTTGGATGAGCGCTTAGTTACTCTGGATAACAGCATCCAACAATTAGATAGGCGCTTGATTGCTGTAGAGAATCGCTTTCAAGGGTTGGATGAGCGCTTAGTTACTCTGGATAACAGTATCCAAGGAATAGATGACAGCTTAAATGCTATTCATACTTTAATTACCAACTGGTTAACTGGCGTTCAAGAACGTTTGGATACTCTGAATCGTCTAGTACAAGAAATAGATGAGCATAAAAATATTGTAGATGCTCGTATTGAAAGAATGGGCGATCAATTAATTACAACAGATAATCGTATAAATACAGCAAATGCTCGTATTCAAGAAATCAATGAGCATTACATCAGAAACGATAGTTACCTCAAAAATGACTTAATGCAGCAAAAACGTTTAATAACAGTGTTTTTGGAAGATGCAAGAAAACGTTTACCAGAACCTTTTACTCAAAAGGAGTTAGAAACCTTTGTAAATGAAGATATGCACTTTTTAGATGCCTTTTATGCTGCATTTGAAGAGCAGTTTCGAGGTAGTCGAGAAGAAATATTAGACAGATTAAAAGTTTATTTGCCATTGATTGAGGAAGCAAAGATAGGCACATATGAATCACCAATTTTAGATGTAGGTTGTGGGCGTGGTGAATGGCTGGAGTTGCTACAGGAATCTGGATATACAGCCAGAGGTCTGGATATCAACAAAGTAATGGTAGAACAATCCCGCTCCAGGGGATTTGAGGTGATAGAAGCGGATGTAATGGTTTATGTACAATCTTTACCAGATAGTAGCTTAGGAATGATAACAGGTTTTCATATTATTGAGCATCTAACTTTTCCAAAGTTAATGAAATTTTTCACTGAAGTAGTCAGGGTACTTAAGCCTGGTGGATTAGCCATTTTTGAAACACCTAATCCTCAAAATGTATTAGTTGGTAGTTGTAATTTTTATTTCGATCCCACGCATCATAATCCTTTGCCAAGCTCCATGATTAAATTTATTCTGGAAACGCAAGGTCTACACCAAGTAAAAATTCTCAATCTTCACCCTTACCCAGAAACTTATAAGCTCAGTGGTTCTGAGGTAGCTGAACGATTTAATGATTACTTTTACGGAGCGCAAGATTATGCAGTTGTAGGATACAAATTATAG
- a CDS encoding class I SAM-dependent methyltransferase, protein MFDSIIKQAKQTEYDFRKTTNPEDPLLHLFDEWIDYYKLKSAIAHELKPLNILEIGVRFGYSAAAFLHGYPNAKYTGIDLDTNDFGGVKGAINWAKEITKQFNTEFIIADTQVMKRLPGNVYDLIHVDGQQNGDGSFHDLELAIKQSRYVLVDGYMWTQQNFMAVSDFLFRYADLLDWYGVIPGYAGELLIKVSNNYLSELEEHYHNTNSSLDIRQSYTSHYYTQDCSGFDTYKQNQGKKLEDPRLQSVAAIASLKASGRVLDIGSGRGELSYYFARQGFAVTSIDYSPNAIELAKNCFNGEAELAANVEFICDHVCNVQLPDKYDLALASDVIEHLAFEELDVLYQQVAHSLKQDGLFVVHTFPNLWYYKYEYPRKRKIAASVGAYLPPQPRSRYELLMHINEQSPRILKKQLSKHFNHVCLWFGDTQNPGGSLVKKFSTREIGAATSLFVVASHRPINREHLKNSLQMFPIPPISAGKIKIFVKDHQKLVNADSEFEIKLEIENSSEFTLNSYGSHPLHISYHWMNEEATDYIVFEGQRTKIFPPLNSSEDIVLKHLFNNKVPKETYKIKLRSLAQKGSYILRVTLVQEGVRWFDLAPTYLMEDIGIRVI, encoded by the coding sequence ATGTTTGACTCTATAATTAAACAGGCAAAACAGACAGAATATGACTTTAGAAAAACTACTAATCCAGAAGATCCCTTGTTACATCTTTTTGATGAGTGGATTGATTATTACAAACTCAAATCTGCGATCGCTCATGAATTAAAACCTCTTAATATCCTAGAAATAGGAGTACGTTTTGGTTATTCTGCCGCAGCTTTCCTACACGGATACCCTAATGCTAAATATACTGGTATTGACTTAGATACCAATGATTTTGGTGGTGTCAAAGGTGCAATTAATTGGGCAAAAGAAATTACTAAGCAGTTTAATACTGAATTTATTATTGCTGATACACAGGTAATGAAACGCTTGCCTGGTAATGTCTACGATCTCATTCATGTTGATGGGCAACAAAATGGAGACGGTTCCTTTCATGATTTAGAACTTGCTATTAAGCAATCCCGCTACGTGTTGGTAGATGGATACATGTGGACACAGCAGAACTTTATGGCAGTTAGTGATTTCTTATTTAGATATGCTGATTTGCTCGATTGGTATGGTGTAATACCAGGTTATGCCGGAGAGTTATTAATAAAAGTTTCTAATAATTATTTAAGTGAGCTTGAAGAACACTACCACAATACTAATTCTAGTCTAGACATTCGTCAAAGTTATACTAGTCACTACTATACTCAAGACTGTAGCGGATTTGATACTTATAAACAAAATCAAGGGAAGAAGTTAGAAGATCCAAGATTGCAATCTGTAGCAGCGATCGCTAGTTTGAAAGCATCAGGACGAGTACTTGACATTGGTTCTGGACGAGGTGAACTTAGTTATTATTTTGCTCGTCAAGGTTTTGCGGTTACATCTATTGACTATTCACCAAATGCCATTGAACTAGCAAAAAATTGTTTTAATGGAGAAGCTGAGTTAGCAGCCAACGTAGAATTCATCTGCGATCATGTCTGCAATGTACAACTGCCAGATAAGTATGATCTAGCACTAGCTTCTGACGTGATTGAACACTTAGCTTTTGAAGAACTAGATGTGCTTTATCAGCAAGTCGCGCACAGTCTTAAACAAGACGGATTATTTGTTGTGCATACTTTTCCAAATCTTTGGTATTACAAATATGAATATCCACGTAAAAGGAAAATTGCTGCTTCTGTTGGTGCCTACCTACCACCACAGCCCCGCTCAAGATATGAGCTACTAATGCATATTAATGAACAATCGCCAAGGATTTTGAAAAAGCAATTAAGCAAACACTTTAACCATGTATGTTTATGGTTTGGTGATACCCAGAATCCAGGTGGAAGTTTAGTAAAAAAGTTTTCTACAAGAGAAATAGGTGCAGCAACTAGTCTATTTGTAGTTGCTTCTCATCGACCCATAAATCGGGAACATCTCAAGAATAGCTTACAAATGTTCCCTATCCCACCCATCTCTGCTGGAAAAATCAAGATATTTGTGAAAGATCATCAAAAACTAGTAAATGCAGATAGTGAATTTGAAATTAAATTAGAAATTGAAAACTCTAGCGAATTTACTCTTAATAGTTATGGTTCTCATCCACTTCACATTTCGTATCATTGGATGAATGAAGAAGCTACCGATTACATTGTTTTTGAGGGACAACGAACAAAGATATTTCCCCCATTAAATAGCTCTGAAGATATAGTGTTGAAACATTTATTCAATAATAAAGTACCCAAAGAAACGTATAAAATTAAACTGAGATCGTTAGCACAAAAAGGTAGCTATATCCTGAGAGTGACATTGGTACAGGAAGGTGTACGCTGGTTTGATTTAGCGCCAACTTATTTAATGGAGGACATTGGAATCAGGGTGATATAA